Proteins encoded together in one Cherax quadricarinatus isolate ZL_2023a chromosome 68, ASM3850222v1, whole genome shotgun sequence window:
- the Trissin gene encoding uncharacterized protein Trissin, whose protein sequence is MHYLSIFLAWAVVVGGTRAWSSSEVSCASCGSECQSACGTRNFRACCFNFQRRRRSDSLAHSSTSMTEADYLGLQGLLKPGVSSTRDSHLSQVLRSLSRTLDGSAPDPLFYKDPSESLSSVLASLMQESNEEEEEESDLATSRGDTDGHVNSGGYSGTFGDDSALSRLVALALHRPPPALHQRQQTLHKRYSSSPTNIRK, encoded by the exons ATGCATTACCTTTCTATATTTCTTG cgtgggcggtggtggtgggtggtacacGGGCGTGGAGCAGCAGCGAGGTGTCTTGTGCATCATGTGGCTCTGAATGCCAGTCAGCCTGTGGCACCCGCAACTTCCGTGCCTGTTGTTTCAACTTCCAGCGCCGCCGGCGGAGCGACTCTCTGGCTCACAG cagcaccagcatgacCGAGGCTGACTACTTAGGGCTACAAGGCCTATTGAAGCCTGGAGTAAGCTCCACCAGGGACTCTCATCTCTCACAGGTTCTACGTTCACTCTCCCGCACCCTGGATGGTTCTGCACCTGATCCTCTCTTCTATAAGGACCCTTCGGAGTCTCTATCCTCCGTCCTGGCTTCGCTGATGCAGGAGtccaatgaggaggaggaggaggagtctgATCTAGCAACCTCGCGAGGTGATACAGATGGTCATGTCAACAGTGGTGGATATAGTGGCACTTTTGGGGACGACTCTGCACTCTCCCGGCTGGTGGCTCTGGCGCTCCATCGCCCTCCACCGGCACTTCACCAGCGCCAACAAACTCTCCATAAACGGTATTCTTCGTCGCCGACAAACATAAGAAAATAA